A portion of the bacterium (Candidatus Blackallbacteria) CG13_big_fil_rev_8_21_14_2_50_49_14 genome contains these proteins:
- a CDS encoding methylmalonyl-CoA mutase: MYHAPEREAYIPQNPIRLVTAASLFDGHDAAINIMRRILQMTGAEVIHLGHNRSVAEIVDCAIQEDVQGIAVTSYQGGHLEYFKYMYDLLQEKGAGHIRIFGGGGGTILPSEIQELHAYGIARIYSPDDGRELGLQGMINDLLEKCDFATTVPEKALHDLQVKSPLQIGQLITLAENHPEAASQIEAQLVSRSEVKNVPVVGITGTGGAGKSSLVDELVHRFLRDFPNKTLAIVSVDPTRRKSGGALLGDRIRMNSIHNPRVYMRSLATRQSNLALSRHVRDALLVCKAAAYDLILLESSGIGQSDTEIIEHSDLSLYVMTSDYGAASQLEKIDMIDFADLIAINKFDKSGSLDALRDVRKQYRRNRNLFQLEDEALPVIGTMASQFNDPGVNQLYKRLMERLNQLGEGEFSSQLQMPLAETEKIYIIPPERTRYLAEIADEHLRYQRLTEEQSTLARQLFQLQGSLALLPPEAKPLRAELEAIYADKQKHLSPETRNLLDSWPEIVKTYTADELVYHVRQREIRQPLYRTSLSQSKIPRVALPKTQDWGDLLKWRMTENLPGEFPYTAGVFPLKREGEDPTRMFAGEGGPERTNRRFHYVSLGMPAKRLSTAFDSVTLYGEDPDPRPDIYGKVGNSGVSIATLDDAKKLYSGFDLCHPNTSVSMTINGPAPMLLAFYMNVATDQLCEKYIHENSLEAEVEAQIEAIYAAKGLPRPRYQGDLPEGNDGLGLFLLGVTGDQVLPAEVYQRLRAEALSSVRGTVQADILKEDQAQNTCIFSTEFALRMMGDIQQYFTDHRVKNFYSVSISGYHIAEAGANPISQLAFTLANGFTFVEYYLSRGMKIDDFAPNLSFFFSNGVDPEYAVIGRVARRIWAKAIKHVYGGNDRSQKLKYHIQTSGRSLHAQEIAFNDIRTTLQALYAIYDNCNSLHTNAYDEAITTPTEESVRRAMAIQLIINHELGLAKNENPLQGAFIIEELTDLVEEAVMAEFRRISERGGVLGAMERQYQRFKIQEESLYYEHQKLSGELPLIGVNTFLGSDGSPTLIPNEVIRATPEEKEYAISSLQAFQARNVETAPAALKTLQETAIQNGNLFETLMESAKICSLGQMSGALYEVGGQYRRNM, from the coding sequence ATGTACCATGCCCCTGAACGGGAAGCTTATATTCCCCAAAACCCGATTCGCCTGGTGACCGCAGCCTCGCTTTTTGACGGTCATGACGCAGCCATCAATATCATGCGCAGAATCCTGCAGATGACAGGTGCCGAAGTGATTCACCTGGGGCATAACCGCTCCGTCGCAGAAATTGTCGATTGCGCAATTCAGGAAGACGTTCAAGGCATTGCCGTCACCTCTTATCAAGGCGGTCATCTCGAATACTTCAAATATATGTATGATCTGCTCCAGGAAAAAGGAGCTGGCCATATCCGCATTTTTGGAGGCGGTGGCGGCACAATTCTACCCAGTGAGATTCAGGAACTGCATGCCTATGGCATTGCCCGGATCTATTCCCCTGACGATGGACGTGAACTGGGTCTGCAGGGCATGATCAACGATCTGCTCGAAAAATGTGATTTCGCAACCACGGTGCCTGAAAAAGCCTTACACGATCTGCAGGTCAAATCACCCCTGCAGATTGGCCAATTGATCACCCTGGCCGAGAATCATCCTGAGGCTGCCAGCCAAATCGAAGCACAGTTGGTTTCTCGCTCAGAAGTTAAAAATGTGCCCGTGGTCGGCATTACTGGAACGGGTGGTGCAGGAAAATCTTCACTGGTCGATGAACTCGTTCACCGTTTTTTACGTGATTTTCCCAATAAGACCCTGGCGATTGTTTCGGTTGACCCCACCCGGCGCAAAAGCGGGGGTGCTTTGCTGGGCGATCGCATTCGCATGAACAGCATTCACAACCCACGCGTCTATATGCGCTCCCTGGCCACACGCCAATCCAATCTGGCCCTCAGCAGACATGTGCGTGACGCTTTGCTGGTCTGCAAAGCCGCTGCCTATGATCTGATTCTGCTGGAGTCTTCAGGCATTGGCCAATCCGATACCGAAATCATTGAGCACAGCGATCTGAGCCTCTATGTCATGACCTCCGATTATGGAGCCGCCTCACAACTTGAAAAAATCGACATGATCGATTTCGCCGATCTGATCGCGATCAATAAATTCGACAAGAGCGGCTCCCTCGATGCTTTGCGTGATGTGCGCAAACAATACCGCCGCAACCGCAATCTCTTTCAGCTCGAAGACGAAGCCCTGCCGGTGATCGGCACCATGGCCTCACAGTTTAATGACCCTGGCGTGAATCAACTGTATAAACGCCTGATGGAGCGGCTCAATCAGCTCGGTGAGGGAGAATTTAGCTCTCAATTGCAGATGCCCCTGGCCGAAACAGAAAAAATATATATTATTCCCCCCGAGCGCACCCGCTATCTGGCTGAAATTGCCGACGAACACCTGCGCTACCAACGCCTGACCGAAGAACAGAGCACCCTGGCCCGCCAGCTCTTTCAACTCCAGGGCAGTCTGGCACTCTTGCCCCCTGAAGCAAAGCCTCTGCGCGCCGAATTGGAGGCGATTTACGCAGACAAACAAAAACACCTCAGCCCAGAAACCCGAAATCTGCTGGATAGCTGGCCTGAAATCGTCAAAACCTATACCGCCGATGAACTGGTTTACCATGTACGCCAGCGTGAAATCCGCCAGCCGCTTTACCGCACCTCGCTCTCGCAAAGCAAAATCCCCCGCGTGGCCCTGCCCAAAACCCAGGATTGGGGTGATCTGCTCAAATGGCGCATGACAGAAAACCTGCCGGGTGAATTCCCCTATACTGCGGGGGTCTTTCCCCTCAAACGCGAAGGCGAAGACCCCACACGTATGTTTGCTGGTGAGGGCGGCCCCGAGCGTACCAACCGCCGTTTTCACTATGTTTCGCTGGGCATGCCCGCCAAGCGCCTCTCAACCGCCTTTGATTCGGTCACCCTCTATGGCGAAGACCCCGATCCACGCCCGGATATCTATGGCAAAGTCGGCAATTCAGGTGTGAGCATTGCCACCCTGGATGACGCCAAAAAACTCTATTCAGGCTTTGATCTCTGCCACCCCAATACCTCAGTCTCGATGACGATCAACGGCCCTGCGCCTATGTTGCTGGCGTTTTATATGAATGTGGCCACCGATCAGCTCTGCGAGAAATATATTCACGAAAACAGTCTGGAAGCAGAAGTTGAAGCCCAAATTGAAGCGATCTATGCAGCCAAAGGTCTGCCCCGCCCCCGTTACCAGGGAGACTTGCCCGAAGGCAATGATGGCCTGGGCTTGTTCTTGCTGGGAGTAACCGGAGATCAGGTGCTGCCCGCCGAGGTCTACCAGCGTCTGCGGGCCGAAGCCCTGAGCAGTGTACGCGGGACGGTTCAGGCCGATATTCTCAAAGAAGACCAGGCCCAAAACACCTGCATTTTTTCAACGGAGTTCGCCCTGCGCATGATGGGGGATATTCAGCAGTATTTCACCGATCACCGGGTCAAAAATTTCTATTCGGTCTCCATTTCGGGCTACCATATCGCCGAAGCGGGGGCCAACCCGATTTCACAGCTGGCATTTACCCTTGCCAATGGCTTTACCTTTGTTGAGTATTATCTTTCACGCGGCATGAAAATCGATGATTTTGCCCCCAATCTCTCGTTCTTTTTCTCAAATGGGGTTGATCCTGAATATGCGGTGATCGGACGGGTCGCCCGCCGAATCTGGGCCAAGGCCATCAAACATGTCTATGGTGGCAACGATCGCAGCCAAAAGCTGAAATACCATATTCAAACCTCTGGCCGCTCTCTGCACGCCCAGGAAATTGCCTTCAACGATATCCGCACCACCTTGCAGGCCCTTTACGCCATTTACGACAATTGCAATAGCCTGCATACCAATGCCTATGACGAGGCCATTACCACCCCGACCGAAGAATCGGTACGCCGTGCCATGGCCATTCAGCTGATTATCAACCACGAGTTGGGGCTTGCCAAGAATGAAAACCCCCTGCAAGGGGCCTTTATCATCGAAGAATTGACCGATCTGGTCGAAGAAGCCGTGATGGCTGAATTCCGCCGCATCTCTGAACGTGGCGGGGTGTTGGGGGCCATGGAGCGCCAATACCAGCGCTTTAAAATTCAAGAAGAATCCCTCTATTATGAGCACCAGAAACTCAGTGGGGAATTGCCGTTGATCGGCGTCAATACCTTCTTGGGGAGTGATGGTTCGCCCACACTGATTCCCAATGAGGTAATCCGCGCCACCCCCGAAGAAAAAGAATACGCCATCAGCTCACTCCAAGCCTTTCAGGCCCGCAATGTAGAGACCGCGCCCGCCGCCCTCAAAACCCTGCAGGAAACAGCGATTCAGAATGGCAATCTGTTTGAAACCCTGATGGAGAGCGCCAAGATCTGCTCACTCGGACAGATGTCGGGTGCGCTCTATGAAGTGGGCGGACAATACCGGCGGAATATGTGA
- a CDS encoding UDP-N-acetylglucosamine 2-epimerase (non-hydrolyzing): MKIMTLLGTRPEIIRLSLIIPLLDQLTSHVLVHTGQNYDARLNAIFFEELGLRAPDHVLETRSETPMQQVAKILSQVEAVFAQEKPDRVLILGDTNSGLGAYVAKRQGIPVYHMEAGNRCYNEFVPEEVNRRVIDHCSDMLMPYTERSRQNLLREGVESERIYVTGNPIKEVLDHFQPQIAASTILETLKLKSGEYFLVTLHREENVDNPERFSAFLQAFESLWQTYHLPLICSLHPRTRSQLQKQGRELPPGVVAMEPLGLFDFVALEKQAFCVLSDSGTVQEECALFKVPSVTLRDVTERPETLEVGSNFISGATPEAILLAVRTVLATGAAWNPPPEYLAPAVSQTVARIVLGNYTGYATGRRV; encoded by the coding sequence ATGAAAATCATGACCCTTTTGGGCACCCGCCCTGAAATTATCCGCCTGAGCCTGATTATTCCCCTTTTAGATCAGCTCACTTCGCATGTGCTGGTGCATACCGGCCAAAATTACGATGCCCGTTTGAATGCGATTTTTTTCGAAGAGTTGGGGCTGCGAGCCCCGGATCATGTGCTTGAAACCCGCTCAGAGACGCCCATGCAGCAGGTTGCCAAAATTCTCAGCCAGGTAGAAGCTGTTTTTGCCCAGGAAAAACCCGATCGGGTTCTGATTTTGGGCGATACCAACAGCGGCTTGGGGGCCTATGTGGCCAAGCGTCAGGGCATTCCGGTCTATCATATGGAGGCAGGCAACCGCTGTTATAACGAATTTGTACCTGAAGAGGTCAATCGCCGCGTGATTGACCATTGCAGTGATATGCTCATGCCCTATACTGAGCGCAGCCGTCAGAACCTGCTGCGGGAGGGGGTGGAGAGTGAGCGGATCTATGTCACCGGCAATCCGATCAAAGAAGTGCTCGACCATTTTCAGCCCCAGATTGCCGCCAGCACCATTTTAGAAACCCTGAAACTCAAGTCAGGGGAATATTTCCTGGTGACCTTGCACCGTGAAGAGAATGTCGATAACCCTGAGCGTTTCAGCGCTTTTCTGCAGGCCTTTGAATCGCTTTGGCAGACCTACCATTTGCCGTTAATTTGCAGTCTGCACCCCCGCACCCGCTCGCAATTGCAGAAACAGGGGCGTGAACTGCCGCCAGGAGTGGTGGCGATGGAACCTCTGGGACTCTTTGATTTTGTCGCCCTTGAAAAGCAGGCCTTTTGTGTTTTAAGCGACAGTGGCACGGTTCAAGAAGAATGCGCCCTGTTTAAGGTGCCCAGTGTGACCCTGCGGGATGTGACTGAGCGGCCCGAAACCCTGGAGGTCGGCAGCAATTTTATCAGCGGGGCCACCCCGGAAGCGATTCTGTTGGCGGTGCGCACCGTGTTGGCGACAGGGGCCGCCTGGAACCCACCCCCAGAGTATTTGGCTCCAGCGGTCAGCCAGACTGTGGCCCGGATCGTGTTGGGCAATTATACGGGCTATGCCACCGGGCGGCGGGTTTAA
- a CDS encoding isoprenylcysteine carboxylmethyltransferase family protein, with amino-acid sequence MQKSKAIIASYLGLIFFSAFIFLGAGKLWYWQGFLYLVAALIGTTFNHLLLPKGSTLTEERMKTAQNGLDWDKKILGLTFILSLVTFFVAGLDSGRFHWTGKVPLSLTVIGVLLLLTGQLIFAFAKRENAFFSSTVRLQTEIGHQVCASGLYRVVRHPGYLGLILANLGFPLIMNAYTAFLPTLLGIALILLRTQLEDRFLNENLEGYRAYAQKTPYRLIPWVY; translated from the coding sequence ATGCAGAAATCAAAAGCAATCATCGCAAGCTATCTCGGCCTCATCTTCTTTTCGGCCTTTATCTTTCTGGGTGCTGGGAAACTCTGGTACTGGCAAGGCTTCTTGTATTTGGTCGCCGCCCTGATCGGCACCACCTTCAACCACCTGCTGCTTCCCAAAGGTTCAACACTAACAGAAGAACGCATGAAAACAGCCCAAAACGGCTTGGACTGGGATAAAAAAATTCTGGGTCTGACGTTTATTCTCAGTCTTGTGACTTTTTTTGTGGCGGGATTGGATTCAGGAAGATTTCACTGGACAGGCAAGGTTCCCCTGAGCCTAACCGTGATCGGTGTGCTGCTCCTTTTGACAGGTCAACTTATTTTTGCCTTTGCCAAAAGAGAAAATGCCTTCTTTTCAAGCACGGTCAGACTGCAAACAGAAATCGGACACCAGGTCTGCGCTTCAGGACTTTATCGGGTCGTCAGACACCCCGGCTACCTCGGCCTGATCCTTGCGAATCTGGGTTTTCCTCTGATCATGAACGCCTATACTGCGTTTCTTCCCACCCTTCTGGGTATCGCCCTGATACTGCTCAGAACCCAACTTGAGGATCGTTTTTTAAACGAAAATCTTGAGGGCTACAGGGCATACGCCCAGAAGACCCCTTATAGGCTTATTCCCTGGGTTTACTGA